From the genome of Candidatus Aenigmatarchaeota archaeon:
CTTTTCATAATATACTTACCGAGACAACTATTCCCCGCATAAACCCTAGAGAAAACAAATAAAGGCAAATAGATTATGCTGGAGCTGGTAAAATTGAAGAGCGCGCTATTCTTTATAGCGGTTACTTTCTCGAATCCCTTCGTCCCGGACTTTGGAACCCAGTTTGTGCTGGCACTCATAATCGGGCTCGTCCTGCCCTGCTACATTGTAAAGCCCCTCTATGATTTTATAGTATCTATTCCCCCCGTAAAAGATTTCGAGAAGAAACTTGCCGGGCACAGGCACGTAAGAAAGCTCCTTAAATCAAAACATAGCCGCCTGAAGTATGTAATTCCGCGCATCCTTGCCGGGTACATCGTGACTTACATAATAGCCCTCCTCTGCGGAATACTGTGGCTCATACTTGAGTTTGGAGGCCAGGTGTACCCTGCAATCGCCTGAAAAACAAGTGCTAACTGAAATATTTCCGGTAGAGTTTCTCAACATTTGCCTCGCAGACAAAATCATGGTGGCGAAAGCCGCCGCCAAAGCACTTGGGGATATGCATAAGCTCGTGTATCACAGTCTTTATCTTCTCCTCCTCGCTTAAGCGGTCAAAGCGCTCAGACACAACCTCAACAACATAGTGGGACTTCAGCTTGAAGGCCTTCTGCCAAACCTTGGAAAGGCCATAGCAGCGCGCAATCGCGCGCGAAGTCGAGCCGTATGACCTCAGAAATCCGATTCTTTTGAAGTCCAGGTGGCTCATGCCGATTCTTTCCGCAACAAACCTTGCGGTCTTTTCTATGTCTGGAGCAGTCTCGTACCTAATGCCCATACCTATAGAGGGTTATAAATAGGATTATGATAAAAGGCGTCTTCTTCGATGTTGGGGGAGTTCTCCAGAAAGGGGAAATCGAAATCTTCTACAAGGCGCTTTGCGAAAAGCTGGGCCTGCACTATGAGAGGTTCATGGACTTGCACAGCCGGCACAAAAAAGACCTGATGGCGGGGAAAATGCAGGTAAGCGGTTTTGCCAAAGAAGCTGAAAAAGAGTTTGGCATTGACTGCCAGTACCCTTGCCTATGGAAAGAGGTCTTTCTGGAGGCGCTTCCAATAAACGCAGACACTCTGGAAATCGCAAGGCGCCTTTCCAAAAAGTTCATTGTCGGAATCATATCGAACGCGATGGACGAGTATGAAATGATAAACTCAGAAAGAGAGCTCTATAAGGGATTCAATCCAGTGATTCTCTCCTGCAGATGCGGCTTCTTCAAGCCCCAAAAGGAAATTTTCGAGCTTGCGCTGAAAGCAGCGGGCCTGAATGCCGAAGAGTGCGTTTTCATCGATGACAGGGAAAAGCTTCTGGAGACTCCAAAAGAAATGGGCTTTAAGACGATATTATTTAAGGATTCGACCCAACTGGAAAGTGAGCTGAAAGACCTAAACCTTATCTAACAACCCATTGAATTGGCCATATGTTGGCCTGAACCCATAAATCTTTGCAAAAAGCTCTTCAAAAGTCTTTGGAGAAGCCACTCCACTAAGGCCCTTGAGTAACTGAAGTATCTTCCTTCGGCCATACTTCTTGAGCAGTAGTTCAACGGCGAAACCCGATTCTGCATATACCTCCTCGTTGTGAAGCGTATAATATTTAAGGAAAGACTTGAATTTTAAAGGCCTTGGCCTTGTGATATTCTGCCCTGCAAGATACATGGCAAGCCCCTCACTTAGCCAAAACGGATAAAGCATTTCTTTTCCGGATACTACCCGACAGAACACATGAGTCAACTCGTGTTTAACTAGAGCGCGATAGTGCTCTTTGGAGTATTCGTGCGTACTATTCTTCGCATAGTTTTCGTGATCCAAAACATAGATATCTCTTCCAGGAGCAAGGCCAACAGACCAACCGGGGGTCTTCCTGCCAAAGATTAGATCAAATCCCCTTCTGTCAGGAACAACCAAAACATTTGGGCGGTTCTTTGTCCACTTAATTCCAAAGAATAACTCAAGCTCCTTCATCGAAGACTCAAAACTCCCTTCCAAAAACTTATCCCTTCTTGGTTTTATGTCAAAGAGCATAACTTACTTACCTTTCCGATAAAACCCAAACCTGAGATACCTCCTCCGGTGGTGCTTTAATGGCTTTGCCTTCTCTTCCTTTGCAAACCTGACTTCCTCTATCGAATAGAAGGCATCGGGATTGTGCTTCTTTACGATGGATATAACTTTTCCGACCTGGGAGCGCTCCAGAACCATAAAGATGGACTTGACTTTCCCGTCGCGCCCTTCGGCATCGTTTGAAGTAAAAAGCATCCCCGCGTCATCGAACTCATTCATGATTTTATTAACGTTCCTCTTTGCGACGATATTGAGCCGCACCTTCCCTATGGAAACCCTCTCCTCGATTACCATGCCCGCGTAAGTTCCCGCGGCAAAGCCCGCCCCATAAGCGAGGTAGCAGAGAGGGTTTGCCAGGTTGTCCATTATCTTGGTTATGGCAAGAAGCCAGATTATGACCTCAAAAAAACCGATAAGGGGCGCGATGTATTTATAGCCCTTGGAGATAAATATCACACGGACGGTGCCCATGCTGACATCAACAATCCTTGCAAGAAATATCAGGATGGGAAGCACAATATAGCTGAAGAAGTCCGGGCTGGCCACAAACCCCCATGCCATAAAATACCAATAAAAATTAGAATATGATTCTTATGGCAAAAGACATAAAGCGGCTTTACAGGTCAGGAAACGAAAGGATACTCTTCGGAGTGTGCGGAGGGATTGCAGAATACCTTGACGTAGACCCGGTAATAATACGGCTTCTCCTGGTCCTTTTGACCCTTGCTTCCTTTGGGGCAGGGCTTGTGTTCTACCTTATTGCGGCGCTCATAATACCAAGAAACCCCAAGCACAAGTGGAAGTAGAATGCTTCTCAAAAACTGCTCGGCAGTGCTTACCCAGGATGAACGGAGGACCGTACTGAAAGGCGCAGATATTCTTATAAGGGACAGCAGAATTGAGAAAGTTTCCAAAAACATCGACTCCTCAGAAAGCGAGTGCGAGAAAATTGACTGCAGGGGCAAGATTGTCATGCCTTCGTTTGTAAATGCCCACACCCACCTGCCGATGGTGCTCCTCCGTGGGTACAGGGATGACCTCACGCTAAACGAGTGGCTTTCTGAAGTCTGGAAAGCTGAGGCAAAAATGAAGGAGGAAGACTATTACGCGGGGGCAAAGTTCGGTCTCCTCGAAATGATTCGCTCCGGAACTTCAGCGTACCTTGACATGTACTTTGGAAGCGAGCAGATACTGAAGGCAAGCGAAAAAGCCGGGCTGAGAGGATACCTGGGCCACCCCCTGATGGATTTTGGAGACTCTGAAAAGAAGGAGGGAACCCTGAAAGAAGCCAAAAAATCCGTCAAAAAAATCCTTGAATCCAATGGGCTCTGCCGACCGGTGATTTCGCCGCACTCAGTCTACACCTGCTCAAAAGAGCTGCTTCTGGAAGCAAAAAAATTCGCGGAAAGCAAAAACCTTCTCTATACAACTCACCTGTCGGAAACCCGAAAGGAAGTGTACGATTGCCACAGGAAATATGGAAAAAGGCCGGCAGAATTTCTCGAAGAGCTTGGCGTCATAGACAATACATTCGTGGGCTTTCACTCCGCCTGGCTGACCAAAGGTGAAATTTCGATGCTTGCGGGGAAAAAAGCGTCTGTTGTCAGTTGCCCTGCTTCGAACATGAAGCTTGCAACCGGAGGGGCTTTCCCTTACAGGGAGTTCAGGGAGGCGGGAGTCACAGTAGGAATCGGAACTGACGGGGCCTGCTCGAACAACTCTCTCAATATGCTGGGGGAAATGAAAGCCATGTGCCTCATGCAGAAGTGGCTGCGCTGGAACGCATCCGAAATGGCGGCCCAAAGCGCCCTTGACATGGCAACCCTTGGCGGGGCAAAAATCCTGGGGCTTAACTCCGGCAGCATTGGGGCAGGAAAAAACGCAGACCTGCTCCTGCTCGATAAAAGCCACTACTCCCTGCTGCCCGGAACAGACCTTGTTTCAAACATCGTGTACTCCGCTTCAAGGGAAGCAATATCCGGCCTTA
Proteins encoded in this window:
- a CDS encoding metallopeptidase, with product MGIRYETAPDIEKTARFVAERIGMSHLDFKRIGFLRSYGSTSRAIARCYGLSKVWQKAFKLKSHYVVEVVSERFDRLSEEEKIKTVIHELMHIPKCFGGGFRHHDFVCEANVEKLYRKYFS
- a CDS encoding HAD family phosphatase, producing MIKGVFFDVGGVLQKGEIEIFYKALCEKLGLHYERFMDLHSRHKKDLMAGKMQVSGFAKEAEKEFGIDCQYPCLWKEVFLEALPINADTLEIARRLSKKFIVGIISNAMDEYEMINSERELYKGFNPVILSCRCGFFKPQKEIFELALKAAGLNAEECVFIDDREKLLETPKEMGFKTILFKDSTQLESELKDLNLI
- a CDS encoding DUF2179 domain-containing protein; amino-acid sequence: MAWGFVASPDFFSYIVLPILIFLARIVDVSMGTVRVIFISKGYKYIAPLIGFFEVIIWLLAITKIMDNLANPLCYLAYGAGFAAGTYAGMVIEERVSIGKVRLNIVAKRNVNKIMNEFDDAGMLFTSNDAEGRDGKVKSIFMVLERSQVGKVISIVKKHNPDAFYSIEEVRFAKEEKAKPLKHHRRRYLRFGFYRKGK
- a CDS encoding PspC domain-containing protein; this encodes MAKDIKRLYRSGNERILFGVCGGIAEYLDVDPVIIRLLLVLLTLASFGAGLVFYLIAALIIPRNPKHKWK
- a CDS encoding amidohydrolase; its protein translation is MLLKNCSAVLTQDERRTVLKGADILIRDSRIEKVSKNIDSSESECEKIDCRGKIVMPSFVNAHTHLPMVLLRGYRDDLTLNEWLSEVWKAEAKMKEEDYYAGAKFGLLEMIRSGTSAYLDMYFGSEQILKASEKAGLRGYLGHPLMDFGDSEKKEGTLKEAKKSVKKILESNGLCRPVISPHSVYTCSKELLLEAKKFAESKNLLYTTHLSETRKEVYDCHRKYGKRPAEFLEELGVIDNTFVGFHSAWLTKGEISMLAGKKASVVSCPASNMKLATGGAFPYREFREAGVTVGIGTDGACSNNSLNMLGEMKAMCLMQKWLRWNASEMAAQSALDMATLGGAKILGLNSGSIGAGKNADLLLLDKSHYSLLPGTDLVSNIVYSASREAISGLIVNGQFLMQEKQILTLDEEAIKEGFMKSSERLLQGGALKE